A window of Dermacentor albipictus isolate Rhodes 1998 colony unplaced genomic scaffold, USDA_Dalb.pri_finalv2 scaffold_103, whole genome shotgun sequence genomic DNA:
gattgcagacaaactccttcccaaatttatacatcctaaacaaaatgtacccaacacaatatagagacacctgcccttggtgcggggccacacccacactataccatgtcacatgggaatgtaaacacaataaatcattccaccaacacaataacccgagtgcggagcaatgggagagtcggcttaccagctgcgagctcacggcccaaagggccttagtgcggcacgctagtgaggtagctaggctcagtggagccctggaataggggcccacccttgctggaagaggctccaagtcgccggcgcccaagacgaccgagacctcgagacgctaaatccttgaaggaaccaaaataaagtttctctctctctctctctcgtccacTTCCATTAGCCCCCACCTCTCCACAGACTAGGctcctcacagaaaaagaacacctTCAGCGCGCCACGCGAGCACTTCTCTCACCGTGTGGCACCGACCTCCCTGGCGGCCTAGCGCGCTCGAGAGAGGTCTTGCTACGAAAGTTACGTCTCCGTGTCTCCCTCATATATGCGGTAACCTAGTCGTGGTTGGCACAGTACCGTGCCTCCATCAGGgattcctgccccttctgtcCCGCTCCCATCTGCGAGGTGGACAATGGGCACCTCCTGTGGACTTCCTCCTCTCTACATGCCCTccgccagaaacacctgcttcgTTCGATGTGGACCACCCCCAGGCCGGCTGCCAGATGTAGACAGTTGGATCTTGGGGCCCCATCATCGGACATTGCTGGACTTCTTCCAAGAATCTGGCGTGTATCTGCACGTTTAAATGTTTCTTTATGCCAAaaggcacgctgtcgcaataaaaaggaAGTCGGCAcgcgacacacctctcgcctctTCTACTCCGTGCgcacgtgctgctgccatgggaagactgAGCAAATTGCGGACGCCCGAAGAAGCGGCTTAACAGGAAGAGCCCCGTACTGCCAAGCAAGAAGTGACGCGTCGTTGCCAAAGCGATCAGGAACACTGCGCCAAaactgcggctgagaagaggcgatgCCGAGTCAaggatcccgagtttcagtcAAGGGAACGCAAGGATCTGCGCCTGAACGCTCGGCGTCGCCGAGAAAGTGATCACAGCCTCCGACTGCTCGGAAACTTTCAGCCTCAAGCCCGCCGAGACACTAACCTCACAAACCTAGAAACAACTTCGCCAATCTATCATTACCTCGAAGACCCTAGAcacgacttagccaagcctaccaacaacttagaaaaacctagcataacctcgcaaaacctaaaAACAACTTAAGCAAGCTACCTAAAAGCTAGGTTAATTATTTTAGATACTAGGGGTGTTTACGCATTTTGTCGCCAATGAAATGCAGCCGCAGTGGACTAGAAAAAACCCGCGTACTCGAGCTCACCAGCGCAATTCCATAGCCACTGGGCCACTGCGGCTGGTCTCAGTAAGTGTTCCTGAGCACAAGTGAGCGTTGATGAGTGGCAGGACAGCGGCGTCAGGACCAGTTAGTGCATTGccagaaaaaaagcaaaattgGGCGACTGTGAATGAGTGATTACTATATTTAGCAACGTGTAAATACATGCGCGTAAACGACTGAAGCTAAACCTCTGCATTGTAACCGTTCTCTTCACTGAGTTATGTTTTCTGTTCTATTCTGCctccatgttctttttacaatgccTCCTCGTCCCCGCACAATTGGTTTGTGTATCGTACTGTCGGTCGCATCCTGTATAAGGTTCTGGTATGCCAAATGAGGGTAGAGGAGTGGCTACGGCAGTTGTAAAAATGGGGAGCAAGTGACGTACATAAACCACCTTGAGTATGCCACCCTGCATGTCTAGGGACTTGTTGTAGAAAGCTATGCCTGTGAGCAAGGCTGGTCAATGCAAATTTGAACGTATAATGCCGCGAAGGACTTCTCTGCGTGCATACAGACAAGGAACTGTTTTTTGTATAGCCAGACATCATTTGTGCTGCAGATTCTCTCATAGTGTCGTATTGGTTTCATGACATTGTTTTGCTCGCGCTATGTGCAGGTCTGGGCCTTGGCATGGTGATAACCATGCTGCAGGTACTCATCAGCATGTACTTCGAGCGGTACCGTGGAGCCGCCAACGGCATCATGTTCGCCGGATCCACTGCCTCTGCGTTCATCTTCACCCATATGCTGCTGTACTTTAGAGACACCTACGGCTTCCGAGGCAGCCTGCTGCTGTTTGGTGCGGTTCTCATGAACTTGGTCGCCTTGAGTCTCGCTTTCCAAGAGCCACCATGGGTTAAGAGAGACAGAATCAAGAGGAGAAAAGGCGCACAGGGGACAAGGAGGCCATCGATATTCACAGCGGATTCAAAGCATGGGAAAAACGTTTCCGCCACTGTGATAATGCTAAGAAACATTCTCGGAGTGCTCAAGTGTCCCATGGTGTACGTTCTCACGACCACGTGGCTAGCGTTCTGCTTCAACTACGACATTTTCTTCTCCACGATCGTGGACTTCGCCATGGACAAAGGGATGCCCCTGGAGGACACCGTGTCTTTCATCACCTACACGTCTATCACGGATCTCGTGGGAAGGGTTGTCCTTCCTATTTTCACTGATCGTGGGCTCCTGCAGCGGTCGACGTTAATCGTATTGAACTACTTTCTCCTTGGCTTGTGCACTATGTCACTGCCATTCTGCGACTCCTACTGGGTCCTGCTTGTGGCGTGTCTAGGCGTGGCCTTATTCCTCGGCTGTGCCATTACCATGCACAGCGTTCTGATGGCCCAGTATTTGGGAATCGAAAAACTTGCAGCAGGGTATACCGTTCTGGGCGCCCTATGTGGACCAGCACTCTTAGCAAAGGCCCCTTTCGTAGGTGAGCGTCATTTTCTCATTTGTTGCTGCTTGCATGAACAGTGCATAACTGATGCCGTTTAGGAAAGTGGGAACGACCGAAATGTGGGAGAGTTGTTTAGTTTGCATTGGTGGTAATAGGACTGAAAAGCTTGTCTTGCCGTGCAGACGAACGAAGAGCAGTTGTAAGGAATGTGGAGAAACGTGTGATGCTTACTAACACGCTTGTAAATTGACTCACGGCAGTGGCTTACACAGTACATTTTAATCACGCAATAACGCGCTGACTTGGGTTGGGTTGGTACCTGTGTGAAGAAAACGAGTAGCAGCTCTTGACAACGGGGCGTGACTGAGACGGACGAAGCGCTTATCTGGTTGCTCCTCCGATACCACTGCCGGAGGGTTAGTTCAAGACTGAACTCTtgattgggcgaacttgtgcgcagcaaaacaaacattaaaagtTCGGAAGCTGTTACAGTCTTGTAACAAAAGAAGGCGAAAGCCTGATGCACACATGGTGATACACACAGTTATAGGCTCGACGTTACACTTCTTTGTATGACATATTGGTAATGCATCAAGTTGTACAATCGGAGCTAGATTTCTTGCAAGATATAAGGAACCGCATAGGGAAGTACACGTGCGGAACTAAAGCAATCTTTTAACTACGGCCTAGCAGCACGCGCTTCCTCCACAGTTGCTTACTTCCGCGGCTGTCCTGGAGAGCAGCAAGAGCGTGTAGGCTCATCCATGGCCGGCCGCCGacagccgccgccgccactcCCAATGCGACGCCAATGCGCAGAATGCACCCTACTCATTTTCTGTGGCACACTTTCCGCGAGAGCAATTGCTAAATTGGAAATTCGGCAGAGACTTCAGACTCCTTCTCGATGGGAATGCGAAAACATGCCGTTTTTTGGTCCTCGAAACGTCACCAACGCGCTCATCTtacacactcatgacgtggcgccaccgcACGCCCTAGGCGGTGAAAGCACGCCCTAGGCGGTGAGATGGCTGCGACGAGACATGTGTAGGCAGGCacacactaggcacacctttagtgcCCCAGACACCTAGAGCAGTGTCCTTGCCTCGCACCCCAGCGGCACCGGTTCGATTACCGCCCAGAGCGAagtgtaccaaattttctttccGAAGCCACTAATTTACTTGCACTACGGGAACAACCCTGACCAATGGCAGGTGAATTCGAGTACATTTTTTAGCttttgtttttactctttgcatcACTGGCCATTTTTCGTTACGGCGCAGTTTTACCAAGGGCACCGTCAGCATAgacatctaaggctttcgctatAAAAAGCGTGTTCAAAGCGGTGAGCACAGTAGCCGTTTGTCGATATATGAACTtcgggtcgagcgcgtcggctaCTTAAAGACGATTCATCGTACATTCCAGCACAATTCCTGGTGCTTGCGTATGTCGCAGAATATACACCACTATTAGCGTCGCGCACGCAATTTCATTAGGCGAGAATCCCTCGCTAAGAGATCAGCTACGGAATGCAAGAAAGTTACAATACAAAAAGGCGCACGTTGCGCCGAGTGAGAACTTTGTAACAGTTAGCCTGTGAGAAACGGTCACCCGAAACAAAAATAATGTACGCAAATTGGTCCAGTATGGAGGGGAACAACAGAGCGCTTCGTGCTCTGGTGTCGGCTACTGTGACGACACCGCACGAGAGCACTAAATGTCGTGAGCAAAGCTCGGCTCGTGTGCTCTGTCACTGAGTGCGGCCGCCGCCAAAATCGTCGCGAAGCGAATGCTCGTGCGTTTCAGAACTTGGCCACCAGTcaatataagagagagagagagaatattcaATGACAGAAAGGTGGAGACATCGGCCTGAGGGAAGTccctctagcctgctacttcaGGTTGGGGAAGGGTTTCGGGGCAATAACAGAGATATGATGTGAAGAGGAAGGATGGTGATTGTATGATGAATATGATGAGGACCGCACCACATACTTTTTCTGTGCAACGCGCACGTGTACGCTTCACAGCGCAGCACAGCTTTCTTCGTGGGCAGAGGTAGAAGTTAGTACAGAGTAGCTAGGAGACTGTCTATAGCTTTTATAATTTTGTCGGTGTTAGCGCCACTGGCGTATTTAAACCAGACAGTAGCAGATGCAGGGCATCGGTTATTTGTCGCAGCATAGCTTTGGTGACAGAGCCTGAGAGTGATATCTGAGTGCACTGTCCTTGCTCGCGCTGACAATCTAAGGCCCGTGTGCGCATCGGCAAGCGTGGCCATACATTCGATACCAGATTTGCGCGGCTGGTTTGAAACAATGGTTTAGAGAGATCTGTCGATGCCGATTCAACTAGCTTATGCAGGACCTGCGTAGTTAGAGCCAGGGAGCTCTCGTTTGGACCTACAGCTTGTCCACAGCGACGACGCGTTCGTCCCCGCCGGTGTTGCACTGACGCTGCCGCCTCATTGTAGAACATACTTGTCTTGCTCATATGGGTCAGGATCTCCTTTTTCTCTTTATTACAGTCCTTGGAATTCGCCTCGTGGGGTTCATCGCAATTCGAGCACTTCATTTCTTTTATTGTGCACGAAGATACGTCATGGCTGCCGGCACAGCGGAGGCATGCTGTCTGGCCTGTGCAGACAGCACTGACATGGCCTATCTTCGGGCACTTGTGACATTGCAGTGGGCACATAAGGACGCACAGGGTGACTCCCATATCCCACCTTGACATGATAAGGTAGCGTGTCTCCCTCGAAAGGAAGCTTTACGCTCGTCGAGCGACCGAAGCGGTGAAAATCGACGACCTTCCTTGTTGAAGACAGAATCCCTTGTAGCTCTTCGACGCGGATGTCAATCCGTACATTGGACATAACATCTGCCCTAGTTCCACGACTGTGCGCGATGAACGACCAGATTTCTGTGTCCTTGTGTGCGCCCGGTGTACAATTTTTCTAGGGCGGCCTGTCGCGCTACATACGCTGTGACTGCGTTTTTCTTGGTGCTCAAACGCACTTTGTCAATTCCTTTTGCAGCCACATTACCAAGGTAGTTGTTTAGAATGTGTCCGTGTACAGAGTGTAAATTCTTAGAGACGTCGAGATGCACAAACGCAATCCTGTGAGTTGGTGCAGGCGGTCCGTTGTGACCCTGCTCACTCAGGTCTACGGTTGTCTTGCAGTATTTTCTTTTCAGTCGCTAGCCCTCCACGATGGTGTAGTCGTTGTCGGAGTCCATTGGCTCGCTTTTGGAGAAACAGGAAACGGACATCGCTATGTCCACGTGGCAAGCCTTAGACTATATGCTTTGGTTACTATATGCCTTGGATACAGTGCGAAGAGGCGTCTTCGACACAAGTGATGGCGCACCGTCTTTCATCGCCTCGGACGACATCTCCTCCAAGAAGCACAATTAAGCCTCCGCTAGTAGAAAACTATCGCAGCAAGGCTAATAAGCTACGCCTGTTGAGATCATTTCGTCTTCGTCTTGCATAAGAACTATAGCAGCTATAGAGGCGCCCCCGGAGAATAACACTGCGCTAACAAATACGCTGTGATTTTCTTTGTCGTCTCAACTCGGTCGTGCCtggcttttattattattattattattattattattattattggaggATGGTCGTCAAGCTACAAGTGGAATTACCTTTCTCTTTGTgttataaagtttgtaaacagggataagatgcctcagaaaggctggccaacgtttcgataggaggacctatattcgtcaaaggcggcctcgtcatcctcggcgtgttagttttaaagggttagtgtagtgacgccacgtgcgggtgttgtcgctggcggctggttttaaagagagagagattaccagaggaaacaagtgctgtcgtccgacgtctgtgagcttcattcccaagacgaggtgacaaga
This region includes:
- the LOC139046651 gene encoding monocarboxylate transporter 12-like, whose amino-acid sequence is MEQRRHSQRMEDANTRRPTSSEIFTLSKLEPESQELTPSPPRRLTAAGRLSLGGCDPIALKPSRVQAEKKSYAAGIDKCWWVAVLAFLMTVMESSSSRCSGFLMVGIMEQMNVERGLASWPVSLIGSLIDCGGLISGPLSEVFTTVPVLVGGSVLAAAGVIASSFAPDITWLSVTLGAVHGLGLGMVITMLQVLISMYFERYRGAANGIMFAGSTASAFIFTHMLLYFRDTYGFRGSLLLFGAVLMNLVALSLAFQEPPWVKRDRIKRRKGAQGTRRPSIFTADSKHGKNVSATVIMLRNILGVLKCPMVYVLTTTWLAFCFNYDIFFSTIVDFAMDKGMPLEDTVSFITYTSITDLVGRVVLPIFTDRGLLQRSTLIVLNYFLLGLCTMSLPFCDSYWVLLVACLGVALFLGCAITMHSVLMAQYLGIEKLAAGYTVLGALCGPALLAKAPFVGMSRLRLTWSLWFLCDPHRNFQHFCHLNTPTKHLICMLRPGALQALKNATNSNGLCQQTRCI